The DNA window ATTGAAGGCGCTGCCTACGCATTTGGTCGCAACGAAAACCTCGCCGGCAAAGACATCAACGGCAATGCACTTGAGTCCTTTCACGACTATAGTTCTGGCTTTCGGATTGGCGGGCCGCTTATTCGAAACAAGCTCTTTGCGTTTGCCAATTATGAACTCAGCCGCAGGGCTGAACCGGTGCTTGCCGTGCCAGGCTCCGCGGGATCCAATATTCCGATCGATGTAGTAACCGCAATTTCGGATACGCTGGAAAGCAGATTGGGCTACAACCCCGGTGCCTTTGGCCGGCTCACGAATAACCGCATTAACGACAAGCTCTTTGTCCGATTCGACTATAACCTGGGTAAAAACCACAAACTCAGCCTCCGTCACAACCTCGTCGACGCTAGCGCAGACAACCTCTCCCGCAGCGAAGGAGTTTTCAAATATTCCAGCCAATCGTTCAACCACCAGAGCCGGACAAACAGTACGGTTGCAGAATGGAAAGCTACCTTTGGTAACCGGGCCAGTAACCACATGATTGTTGGCTACAACAACGTGGAAGACAATCGCGAATTTGACGGTGATGTATTTCCCCACGTCGAAATCAACTACAATACGTCGAATCAGATTTTCCTCGGCACCTACCGGGAAGCTTCCGTTTATGGGCTCTCTGTTGGCTCGGTGCAGTTCACAAACAACTACAGCCTGTACCGGGGCAAACATACGATCACAATCGGCACCAGCAATGAATTCCACCGCCTCCAGTACCGCTTCCTTACTGCGTGGAATGGCCGTTGGGCGTATCGTTCGGTGGATGACTTTTTTGCCGATAGCCCAAGCCGGGTACGTGGCGCCTACAATCTGTTGAACAATGATTTCAACTTCAACCGCAATCGCCCATCAGCCGACCTGCGGGTATTTCTGCTGAGCGGTTACATCCAGGATGAGATCCGGGTTAGCGAGCGACTGGCGCTTACGATAGGTGCTAGGCTGGATATGCAGGTACAACCAGACCAGGTGCCTATTAATCCAGAAGTCCAAAACACACCGGCGTTTGCCGGCTTCGATAACGACTTCGGTGGCGCCCCACAGATCAATCCACGCGTTGGATTCAATTACGCCTTACGCGAGGATCGCTCGATGCAGCTCAGGGGTGGACTTGGCCTATTTACAGGGCGAATTCCTTTTGTATGGAATGCGTATGCACACTACGTTTCTGGGCTCGAATATGGCAACGTTGACATCCGCCCAGACGGTGACTTCCCGCTAGAAAGAGACATTTCTGCGCTTAGCGATTTACAGCCCGGCTTAACTGAAATCAACCTTGTCGACAACGATTTCAAGTTACCCCGCGTGGCGCGACTGAGCCTTGCTTATGATGTCAAGCTCCCGGCGCAGACCTCTTTGACATTGGAAGGCGTGTTTTCCAAATCACTAGATGCGATCCAGTTTCAATCCATCAACCTGAATCCCGCAACTGCGACATTCAACGGCGCAGATCAGCGGCTGTACTACACCAGTTCTGGCGAAGAACGCAAGATCAATCCAAACTTTACCAACGTCTTCCTCCTCACCAACACGGACAAAGGCTACCAGTATAATTTAACCGCCCAACTTCGGACCCAGTTTAGCGCAAACGTCGCAATGACTACGGCTTACACGTATGGTGAGAGCAAAGATGTATCTAATGGCGTGCGCAACTCGATGGCGGCAAACTTCAACTGGAACCAATCGGTATTCTCGAACGACCCGGGATTGGCGTACTCTAATTTTGACTTGCGCCATCGGGTACTTGCAACCGTTGATGCGCGCAAGCTATGGAAAGCCGGCCACGAGACCTACGCCAGTTTTCTCATCAACGCCCAATCAGGCAGCCCTTTCTCGTTCACCTACTCCGGCGACTTGAACAGAGATGGGTCATCAAGAAACGACCTGATCTTTGTACCAGGAGACGCCAGCGAAATCAACCTGCTGCCTTACGAAGACGCGCTGGGTAACACCGTCGATGCGGCAACACAGTGGGCAAACCTGGATGCGTATATCTCGAACAATGATTACCTCGACAGCCGGCGCGGCACCTACGCAGAGCGTAATGGCAGCCGCACCCCGTGGAATTTCCAGATCGACATGCGGCTTGCACACCGCATAGAAATCAAAAGCCGGCGTACGCAATCCGTTGAGCTTTCCCTCGACATCTTCAACCTGGGCGACCTTATCCACGAGCGGCTTGGCCGGCAGACCTTTGTACCCAACGAAACCAATGCCTCTTTCCAACTGCTGGAATTTGAAACCATTGAAGATGGGACCCCCTACTTTCAGTTCAAAAACCCAACCGGCACCCCCTGGCAGATCGACCCACTGGCTTCAAGGTGGCAAGCACAGTTTGGTGTGCGCTATTCGTTTTAGTTTAGCAATACCCCCCTCCTCCACGTCATCCCGGACTTGATCCGGGACCCAGATGCCTTACCTCAACCACGACTGCTAACCAGAGCAAACTGCCTCCCCAGATTCCTCGGCTTCGCTCGGAATGACATGGGCCAAGCAGATCGCATTCAGCATTCCACAATCCACAATCCACAATCACCACCGGCTTTTCTACTTGAAGCATTCTATCTTACTTCCCCCACCCCAGGAAGCAAAATAGCCTGCCAAGATGAAATCGTTCGTGTTCGATAAATACTTTTCACTCTTTTTTGCGGCACTACTGTTCAGCGTAACACCAGTTCATGGGCAGTCAACAGCAAATAGTCATGATGAGTTGTTGACCTTCTTTGACGCGTGGCGCGCTTTCGAAAAGCCGCCGATGCTGGATGGCGCACCTGACTATACAGCAACAACTTTTGCGACGAGGCATGAAGCCTTTTTGCCCATGCGCGAACAGCTGCTTGCAATGGATACAACCGGGTGGTCTGTAGCTGAGCGCGTTGACTGGCACATCGTGCGCGCTGAGATGAACGGGTTTGATTTCAACCACCGCGTATTAAAACCGTGGGTAAGAGACCCTGCGTATTACAGCTCGATCTGGATGGGTCGCAGCGATGTGCCGGCCCACGAAGGCCCTAACCACCACGCCCTTATAGAATTCTGGACCTATGAACTCCCGCTCTCGCCAGTAGCAGAACAACGCCTGACAAAAGAACTTGCAGTCATCCCGCCGTTGATGGCGCAAGCCAAACTTAATCTAACCGGTAACGCCCGCGAACTATGGATCACAGGCATCCGCGACATCAAAGCCCAGGTACGCAGCCTCAACATGATCAAACAGAAAGTCGGTGATGATGCAGGCGCAGCATTGCTGGAGGTGATCGAAGCCGGCATCGCTGCCTCCC is part of the Bacteroidota bacterium genome and encodes:
- a CDS encoding carboxypeptidase regulatory-like domain-containing protein encodes the protein MSGRSALLLLLVFLGAILPKPIYAQVTHALIQGTVLDESEAPLAGANVVAIHEPSGTWYGTATQADGRYTLPNLQPGGPYTLSVSFIGYDTQQETQLFVQLSTTSIFEFQLTPSDITLGEIVIAYDNAALFDADRKGVASNVNQEQIERLPSLNRSLQDMTRITPQGNTNVFAGTNYRFNHLSIDGAAHNDVLGFQEPASGAGGTVASGTPGALANAQPISLDAIAEVQVAIAPFDVRLGNFTGANLNAVTRRGSNQIEGAAYAFGRNENLAGKDINGNALESFHDYSSGFRIGGPLIRNKLFAFANYELSRRAEPVLAVPGSAGSNIPIDVVTAISDTLESRLGYNPGAFGRLTNNRINDKLFVRFDYNLGKNHKLSLRHNLVDASADNLSRSEGVFKYSSQSFNHQSRTNSTVAEWKATFGNRASNHMIVGYNNVEDNREFDGDVFPHVEINYNTSNQIFLGTYREASVYGLSVGSVQFTNNYSLYRGKHTITIGTSNEFHRLQYRFLTAWNGRWAYRSVDDFFADSPSRVRGAYNLLNNDFNFNRNRPSADLRVFLLSGYIQDEIRVSERLALTIGARLDMQVQPDQVPINPEVQNTPAFAGFDNDFGGAPQINPRVGFNYALREDRSMQLRGGLGLFTGRIPFVWNAYAHYVSGLEYGNVDIRPDGDFPLERDISALSDLQPGLTEINLVDNDFKLPRVARLSLAYDVKLPAQTSLTLEGVFSKSLDAIQFQSINLNPATATFNGADQRLYYTSSGEERKINPNFTNVFLLTNTDKGYQYNLTAQLRTQFSANVAMTTAYTYGESKDVSNGVRNSMAANFNWNQSVFSNDPGLAYSNFDLRHRVLATVDARKLWKAGHETYASFLINAQSGSPFSFTYSGDLNRDGSSRNDLIFVPGDASEINLLPYEDALGNTVDAATQWANLDAYISNNDYLDSRRGTYAERNGSRTPWNFQIDMRLAHRIEIKSRRTQSVELSLDIFNLGDLIHERLGRQTFVPNETNASFQLLEFETIEDGTPYFQFKNPTGTPWQIDPLASRWQAQFGVRYSF